One Helianthus annuus cultivar XRQ/B chromosome 12, HanXRQr2.0-SUNRISE, whole genome shotgun sequence genomic region harbors:
- the LOC110904857 gene encoding E3 ubiquitin-protein ligase RHA2B produces the protein MGLQNHLTDVSSDSLPLLLLATIATAVSYLRSLFFTFLGISPYPSDDPMLLTLSHHLNLNSLLSYKHDPDPVDSDCVVCLNRLTAGEHVRKLPCHHVFHKECFDGWLHHLNFNCPLCRSPVVFDERVVVTRRRQWWFMNDVIGWFDFRR, from the coding sequence ATGGGTTTACAGAACCACCTAACTGACGTCTCATCCGATTCTCTCCCACTTCTCCTCCTCGCCACCATCGCCACCGCCGTCTCTTACCTCCGCTCACTTTTCTTCACCTTCTTAGGCATCTCTCCCTACCCATCCGATGACCCCATGCTTCTTACCCTATCCCACCACCTCAACCTCAACAGTCTCCTCTCCTACAAACACGATCCGGATCCGGTCGATTCCGATTGCGTCGTCTGCCTTAACCGCCTAACCGCCGGTGAGCACGTGCGCAAGCTCCCCTGCCATCACGTGTTCCACAAGGAGTGCTTTGACGGCTGGCTTCATCATCTTAACTTTAACTGTCCGCTTTGTAGGTCGCCGGTGGTTTTTGATGAGCGCGTGGTTGTCACGCGCCGCCGTCAATGGTGGTTTATGAATGACGTTATCGGCTGGTTTGATTTCAGAAGATGA